A single Hippocampus zosterae strain Florida chromosome 1, ASM2543408v3, whole genome shotgun sequence DNA region contains:
- the LOC127600272 gene encoding probable carboxypeptidase X1 isoform X2, which produces MYSSIAVPCHHFMLTTTVHNRQECKGVSSSWSSLRQFLYVNQTAWASSLECPPLGLESLKVKDTQLKASSYKRRGLGPHRGRLNIQSGIEDGDIYDGAWCAHERNTKQWLEVDALRLTRFTGVILQGRNSIWSWDVVYTYKVQFSNDSQLWTACMNGTQEAVFQGNRDAETPVLAVFNTSTVARYIRINPQTWYQNGTQGNICLRAEVLGCTLPDPNVAYPWQTQVNRDTLDFRHHNYNEMRKLMKAVNEACPNITRVYSIGKSYNGLQLLVMEISDNPGTHELGEPEFRYVAGMHGNEVLGRELLLNLMQFMCREYKLGNQRVVRLVEDTRIHLLPSMNPDGYEMAFKKGSELSGWTLGRYSYEGIDMNHNFADLNSVMWNAYEMETNRSKLINHYFPVPEQYNSEDAFVASETRAVISWMQKIPFVLGANLHGGELVVTYPFDMTRDWAPQEHTPTPDESFFRWLAVAYASTNQVMSNPDRRPCHNKDFIRYNNIINGAAWHNVPGSMNDFSYLHTNCFEVTVELSCDKFPHASELPIEWENNRESLLVYMEQVHRGIKGVVRDKDTEAGISNAIIQVEDIDHHIRSAAGGDYWRLLNPGEYRVTASAAGYLPSSRTCQVMYDYFPTVCDFYLVKEPRLRLKESKLEKDGQLTREHRLRRLRKLKVADRRAKPM; this is translated from the exons ATGTACTCCTCGATCGCAGTTCCATGCCA TCATTTCATGTTAACCACCACCGTGCACAATAGACAGGAGTGTAAAGGCGTGTCTTCCAGCTGGTCCTCATTGAGACAATTCTTGTATGTCAATCAAACGGCGTGGGCGTCGTCTTTAGAATGTCCTCCACTGGGTCTGGAGTCCCTCAAGGTGAAAGACACCCAGTTGAAGGCGTCGTCCTACAAGCGGCGGGGCTTGGGCCCCCACCGCGGGCGACTCAACATTCAG TCGGGTATCGAGGATGGCGACATCTATGATGGAGCCTGGTGCGCCCATGAGCGCAACACAAAGCAGTGGCTAGAGGTGGACGCCCTAAGACTGACACGCTTCACCGGTGTCATCCTGCAGGGACGCAATTCCATTTGGAG TTGGGACGTGGTTTACACGTATAAGGTGCAGTTCAGTAACGACTCCCAGCTGTGGACAGCATGCATGAACGGGACTCAGGAGGCC GTTTTCCAAGGCAACCGTGACGCAGAGACGCCGGTGTTGGCCGTCTTCAACACGTCCACGGTGGCGCGCTACATCCGGATCAATCCTCAGACGTGGTACCAGAACGGGACGCAGGGAAACATTTGCCTCAGGGCTGAGGTGCTGGGATGCACGTTGCCAG ATCCCAACGTGGCGTACCCATGGCAAACGCAAGTCAACAGGGACACACTGGACTTCAGGCATCACAACTACAATGAGATGAGGAAG TTGATGAAGGCGGTGAATGAGGCTTGCCCCAACATCACCCGCGTGTACAGCATCGGGAAGAGCTACAACGGGCTTCAGCTGCTCGTCATGGAAATCTCAGACAATCCGGGAACACATGAACTGG GGGAACCGGAGTTCCGCTACGTAGCAGGGATGCACGGGAACGAGGTCTTGGGTCGCGAACTCCTTCTCAACCtgatgcagttcatgtgtcgCGAGTATAAGCTCGGAAACCAGCGTGTCGTCCGCTTGGTCGAAGACACTCGCATCCATCTGCTGCCCTCCATGAACCCTGACGGATATGAGATGGCCTTCAAAAAG GGCTCGGAATTGTCCGGGTGGACTCTGGGCCGGTACAGCTACGAAGGCATCGACATGAACCACAACTTTGCCGACCTCAACTCAGTCATGTGGAACGCCTACGAAATGGAGACCAACCGCTCCAAACTCATCAACCATTACTTCCCAGTCCCTGAGCAGTACAACTCGGAGGATGCCTTT GTGGCATCCGAGACCAGAGCCGTCATCAGCTGGATGCAAAAAATCCCGTTTGTGCTCGGCGCCAACCTTCACGGTGGAGAGCTGGTGGTTACGTATCCGTTTGACATGACCCGCGACTGGGCGCCTCAAGAGCACACACCCACCCCGGACGAGAGCTTCTTCCGGTGGTTGGCCGTCGCCTATGCCAGCACCAATCAG GTGATGTCCAACCCCGACCGGCGGCCTTGCCACAATAAGGACTTCATCCGctacaacaacatcatcaacggTGCTGCGTGGCACAACGTACCTGGAA GCATGAACGACTTCAGCTACCTGCACACGAACTGCTTCGAGGTGACGGTGGAGTTGTCCTGCGACAAGTTCCCGCACGCCAGCGAGCTTCCCATCGAGTGGGAGAACAACCGAGAGTCTCTGCTGGTCTACATGGAGCAG GTGCACAGGGGCATCAAAGGTGTTGTCCGGGACAAAGACACGGAGGCGGGAATCTCTAACGCCATCATTCAAGTTGAAGACATTGACCATCACATCCGATCAG CCGCCGGTGGCGACTACTGGCGCCTGCTGAACCCCGGCGAGTACCGCGTCACGGCCAGCGCCGCCGGCTACCTGCCGTCCTCACGCACCTGCCAGGTCATGTACGACTACTTCCCCACTGTCTGTGATTTCTACCTGGTGAAGGAGCCCCGGCTGAGGCTCAAGGAGTCAAAGCTTGAAAAAGACGGCCAGCTCACAAGAGAACACCGCCTGCGCCGTCTGCGCAAGCTGAAGGTGGCTGACAGACGTGCCAAACCTATGTGA
- the LOC127600272 gene encoding probable carboxypeptidase X1 isoform X1 yields the protein MPALSLHLTLLLFLVCICPVLVSCSRTAAALTSTARPEGNSTESGSFPAVPADRNRPLKSTSRKATSKETETPLHLERKPIRSGNIAKKSKIVLKKPKVASKRPKIAQKSKASPPVAKETATQCPPLGLESLKVKDTQLKASSYKRRGLGPHRGRLNIQSGIEDGDIYDGAWCAHERNTKQWLEVDALRLTRFTGVILQGRNSIWSWDVVYTYKVQFSNDSQLWTACMNGTQEAVFQGNRDAETPVLAVFNTSTVARYIRINPQTWYQNGTQGNICLRAEVLGCTLPDPNVAYPWQTQVNRDTLDFRHHNYNEMRKLMKAVNEACPNITRVYSIGKSYNGLQLLVMEISDNPGTHELGEPEFRYVAGMHGNEVLGRELLLNLMQFMCREYKLGNQRVVRLVEDTRIHLLPSMNPDGYEMAFKKGSELSGWTLGRYSYEGIDMNHNFADLNSVMWNAYEMETNRSKLINHYFPVPEQYNSEDAFVASETRAVISWMQKIPFVLGANLHGGELVVTYPFDMTRDWAPQEHTPTPDESFFRWLAVAYASTNQVMSNPDRRPCHNKDFIRYNNIINGAAWHNVPGSMNDFSYLHTNCFEVTVELSCDKFPHASELPIEWENNRESLLVYMEQVHRGIKGVVRDKDTEAGISNAIIQVEDIDHHIRSAAGGDYWRLLNPGEYRVTASAAGYLPSSRTCQVMYDYFPTVCDFYLVKEPRLRLKESKLEKDGQLTREHRLRRLRKLKVADRRAKPM from the exons atgCCAGCTTTGAGTCTGCACCTGACTCTGCTTTTGTTCCTAGTTTGCATTTGCCCGGTGCTCGTCTCCTGCAGCAGGACGGCCGCCGCATTAACCAGCACTGCACGGCCCGAAGGAAACTCCACCGAGTCGGGCTCCTTTCCAGCAGTGCCCGCCGACCGCAACCGGCCTCTGAAGTCCACCAGTCGAAAAGCTACGAGTAAGGAGACAGAAACTCCACTTCACTTAG AGAGGAAGCCCATCAGGAGCGGGAATATAGCAAAGAAGTCCAAAATTGTCCTCAAGAAACCTAAAGTTGCCTCCAAAAGGCCAAAAATTGCTCAGAAATCCAAGGCCAGCCCGCCGGTTGCCAAGGAGACAGCGACAC AATGTCCTCCACTGGGTCTGGAGTCCCTCAAGGTGAAAGACACCCAGTTGAAGGCGTCGTCCTACAAGCGGCGGGGCTTGGGCCCCCACCGCGGGCGACTCAACATTCAG TCGGGTATCGAGGATGGCGACATCTATGATGGAGCCTGGTGCGCCCATGAGCGCAACACAAAGCAGTGGCTAGAGGTGGACGCCCTAAGACTGACACGCTTCACCGGTGTCATCCTGCAGGGACGCAATTCCATTTGGAG TTGGGACGTGGTTTACACGTATAAGGTGCAGTTCAGTAACGACTCCCAGCTGTGGACAGCATGCATGAACGGGACTCAGGAGGCC GTTTTCCAAGGCAACCGTGACGCAGAGACGCCGGTGTTGGCCGTCTTCAACACGTCCACGGTGGCGCGCTACATCCGGATCAATCCTCAGACGTGGTACCAGAACGGGACGCAGGGAAACATTTGCCTCAGGGCTGAGGTGCTGGGATGCACGTTGCCAG ATCCCAACGTGGCGTACCCATGGCAAACGCAAGTCAACAGGGACACACTGGACTTCAGGCATCACAACTACAATGAGATGAGGAAG TTGATGAAGGCGGTGAATGAGGCTTGCCCCAACATCACCCGCGTGTACAGCATCGGGAAGAGCTACAACGGGCTTCAGCTGCTCGTCATGGAAATCTCAGACAATCCGGGAACACATGAACTGG GGGAACCGGAGTTCCGCTACGTAGCAGGGATGCACGGGAACGAGGTCTTGGGTCGCGAACTCCTTCTCAACCtgatgcagttcatgtgtcgCGAGTATAAGCTCGGAAACCAGCGTGTCGTCCGCTTGGTCGAAGACACTCGCATCCATCTGCTGCCCTCCATGAACCCTGACGGATATGAGATGGCCTTCAAAAAG GGCTCGGAATTGTCCGGGTGGACTCTGGGCCGGTACAGCTACGAAGGCATCGACATGAACCACAACTTTGCCGACCTCAACTCAGTCATGTGGAACGCCTACGAAATGGAGACCAACCGCTCCAAACTCATCAACCATTACTTCCCAGTCCCTGAGCAGTACAACTCGGAGGATGCCTTT GTGGCATCCGAGACCAGAGCCGTCATCAGCTGGATGCAAAAAATCCCGTTTGTGCTCGGCGCCAACCTTCACGGTGGAGAGCTGGTGGTTACGTATCCGTTTGACATGACCCGCGACTGGGCGCCTCAAGAGCACACACCCACCCCGGACGAGAGCTTCTTCCGGTGGTTGGCCGTCGCCTATGCCAGCACCAATCAG GTGATGTCCAACCCCGACCGGCGGCCTTGCCACAATAAGGACTTCATCCGctacaacaacatcatcaacggTGCTGCGTGGCACAACGTACCTGGAA GCATGAACGACTTCAGCTACCTGCACACGAACTGCTTCGAGGTGACGGTGGAGTTGTCCTGCGACAAGTTCCCGCACGCCAGCGAGCTTCCCATCGAGTGGGAGAACAACCGAGAGTCTCTGCTGGTCTACATGGAGCAG GTGCACAGGGGCATCAAAGGTGTTGTCCGGGACAAAGACACGGAGGCGGGAATCTCTAACGCCATCATTCAAGTTGAAGACATTGACCATCACATCCGATCAG CCGCCGGTGGCGACTACTGGCGCCTGCTGAACCCCGGCGAGTACCGCGTCACGGCCAGCGCCGCCGGCTACCTGCCGTCCTCACGCACCTGCCAGGTCATGTACGACTACTTCCCCACTGTCTGTGATTTCTACCTGGTGAAGGAGCCCCGGCTGAGGCTCAAGGAGTCAAAGCTTGAAAAAGACGGCCAGCTCACAAGAGAACACCGCCTGCGCCGTCTGCGCAAGCTGAAGGTGGCTGACAGACGTGCCAAACCTATGTGA